Proteins from one Balaenoptera musculus isolate JJ_BM4_2016_0621 chromosome 7, mBalMus1.pri.v3, whole genome shotgun sequence genomic window:
- the DNAJB2 gene encoding dnaJ homolog subfamily B member 2 isoform X1 has translation MASYYEILDVPRSASADDIKKAYRKKALQWHPDKNPDNKEFAEKKFKEVAEAYEVLSDKHKREIYDHYGREGLTGAGTGPCRAEAGSGGPGFTFTFRSPEEVFREFFGNGDPFAELFDDLGPFSELQNRSARHSGPFFTFSSSFPGHSDFSSSSFSFSPGAGAFRSVSTSTTFVQGRRITTRRIMENGQERVEVEEDGQLKSVTINGIPDDLALGLELSRREQQQSVTSRSGATQVRQTPVSRPPDSDLSEDDEDLQLAMAYSLSEMEAAGKKPADTCRDALPATFDKHLSIAKQGGVAPHQLSLPFRDEHLASSSVAKGSILYFSQSKEAACPERGISSLSLERENLLEVCKMAVLPTSGL, from the exons GTATCGGAAGAAGGCTTTACAATGGCACCCAGACAAGAACCCAGATAATAAAGAGTTTGCTGAGAAGAAGTTCAAGGAGGTGGCCGAGGCATATGAAGTGCTGTCGGACA AGCATAAGCGTGAGATCTACGACCACTATGGCCGGGAAGGGCTGACTGGGGCAG GTACTGGCCCGTGTCGGGCGGAAGCTGGCAGTGGCGGCCCTGGCTTCACCTTCACCTTCCGCAGCCCAGAGGAGGTCTTCCGGGAGTTCTTCGGGAATGGTGACCCTTTTGCAGAGCTCTTTG ATGACCTGGGCCCGTTCTCAGAGCTTCAGAACCGGAGTGCCCGACACTCGGGCCCTTTCTtcaccttctcttcctccttccctggacACTCCG ATTTCTCCTCCTCATCTTTCTCCTTcagtcctggggctggtgctttTCGCTCTGTTTCTACATCTACCACCTTTGTCCAAGGACGCCGCATCACGACGCGCAG GATCATGGAGAATGGGCAGGAGCGGGTGGAAGTGGAGGAGGACGGGCAGCTGAAGTCTGTCACAATCAATG GTATCCCGGATGACCTGGCACTGGGCTTGGAGCTGAGCCGTCGCGAGCAGCAACAGTCTGTCACCTCCAGGTCAGGGGCCACACAGGTCCGGCAGACCCCTGTGTCGCGACCCCCTGACAGCGACCTCTCTGAGGATGACGAGGACCTGCAGCTTGCCATGGCCTACAGCCTGTCAGAGATGGAGGCAGCTGGGAAGAAACCAGCAG ACACCTGCAGAGATGCCCTCCCAGCCACCTTTGACAAGCACCTTTCTATTGCCAAGCAGGGAGGTGTGGCTCCCCACCAACTCTCTCTTCCATTCCGGGATGAGCACTTGGCTTCATCTTCAGTGGCCAAAGGGTCTATATTGTATTTTTCTCAAAGCAAGGAAGCAGCCTGCCCTGAAAGAGGAATTTCAAGCCTCTCTCTTGAGAGAGAGAATCTGCTAGAAGTTTGTAAAATGGCTGTTCTGCCCACTTCCGGCCTTTGA
- the DNAJB2 gene encoding dnaJ homolog subfamily B member 2 isoform X3 has product MASYYEILDVPRSASADDIKKAYRKKALQWHPDKNPDNKEFAEKKFKEVAEAYEVLSDKHKREIYDHYGREGLTGAGTGPCRAEAGSGGPGFTFTFRSPEEVFREFFGNGDPFAELFDDLGPFSELQNRSARHSGPFFTFSSSFPGHSDFSSSSFSFSPGAGAFRSVSTSTTFVQGRRITTRRIMENGQERVEVEEDGQLKSVTINGIPDDLALGLELSRREQQQSVTSRSGATQVRQTPVSRPPDSDLSEDDEDLQLAMAYSLSEMEAAGKKPADVF; this is encoded by the exons GTATCGGAAGAAGGCTTTACAATGGCACCCAGACAAGAACCCAGATAATAAAGAGTTTGCTGAGAAGAAGTTCAAGGAGGTGGCCGAGGCATATGAAGTGCTGTCGGACA AGCATAAGCGTGAGATCTACGACCACTATGGCCGGGAAGGGCTGACTGGGGCAG GTACTGGCCCGTGTCGGGCGGAAGCTGGCAGTGGCGGCCCTGGCTTCACCTTCACCTTCCGCAGCCCAGAGGAGGTCTTCCGGGAGTTCTTCGGGAATGGTGACCCTTTTGCAGAGCTCTTTG ATGACCTGGGCCCGTTCTCAGAGCTTCAGAACCGGAGTGCCCGACACTCGGGCCCTTTCTtcaccttctcttcctccttccctggacACTCCG ATTTCTCCTCCTCATCTTTCTCCTTcagtcctggggctggtgctttTCGCTCTGTTTCTACATCTACCACCTTTGTCCAAGGACGCCGCATCACGACGCGCAG GATCATGGAGAATGGGCAGGAGCGGGTGGAAGTGGAGGAGGACGGGCAGCTGAAGTCTGTCACAATCAATG GTATCCCGGATGACCTGGCACTGGGCTTGGAGCTGAGCCGTCGCGAGCAGCAACAGTCTGTCACCTCCAGGTCAGGGGCCACACAGGTCCGGCAGACCCCTGTGTCGCGACCCCCTGACAGCGACCTCTCTGAGGATGACGAGGACCTGCAGCTTGCCATGGCCTACAGCCTGTCAGAGATGGAGGCAGCTGGGAAGAAACCAGCAG ATGTGTTCTGA
- the DNAJB2 gene encoding dnaJ homolog subfamily B member 2 isoform X2 produces MASYYEILDVPRSASADDIKKAYRKKALQWHPDKNPDNKEFAEKKFKEVAEAYEVLSDKHKREIYDHYGREGLTGAGTGPCRAEAGSGGPGFTFTFRSPEEVFREFFGNGDPFAELFDDLGPFSELQNRSARHSGPFFTFSSSFPGHSDFSSSSFSFSPGAGAFRSVSTSTTFVQGRRITTRRIMENGQERVEVEEDGQLKSVTINGIPDDLALGLELSRREQQQSVTSRSGATQVRQTPVSRPPDSDLSEDDEDLQLAMAYSLSEMEAAGKKPAGGRGAQRRRQGQPKAQNHHPGTGETHEGARGDTAKPSPSPEEKASRCLIL; encoded by the exons GTATCGGAAGAAGGCTTTACAATGGCACCCAGACAAGAACCCAGATAATAAAGAGTTTGCTGAGAAGAAGTTCAAGGAGGTGGCCGAGGCATATGAAGTGCTGTCGGACA AGCATAAGCGTGAGATCTACGACCACTATGGCCGGGAAGGGCTGACTGGGGCAG GTACTGGCCCGTGTCGGGCGGAAGCTGGCAGTGGCGGCCCTGGCTTCACCTTCACCTTCCGCAGCCCAGAGGAGGTCTTCCGGGAGTTCTTCGGGAATGGTGACCCTTTTGCAGAGCTCTTTG ATGACCTGGGCCCGTTCTCAGAGCTTCAGAACCGGAGTGCCCGACACTCGGGCCCTTTCTtcaccttctcttcctccttccctggacACTCCG ATTTCTCCTCCTCATCTTTCTCCTTcagtcctggggctggtgctttTCGCTCTGTTTCTACATCTACCACCTTTGTCCAAGGACGCCGCATCACGACGCGCAG GATCATGGAGAATGGGCAGGAGCGGGTGGAAGTGGAGGAGGACGGGCAGCTGAAGTCTGTCACAATCAATG GTATCCCGGATGACCTGGCACTGGGCTTGGAGCTGAGCCGTCGCGAGCAGCAACAGTCTGTCACCTCCAGGTCAGGGGCCACACAGGTCCGGCAGACCCCTGTGTCGCGACCCCCTGACAGCGACCTCTCTGAGGATGACGAGGACCTGCAGCTTGCCATGGCCTACAGCCTGTCAGAGATGGAGGCAGCTGGGAAGAAACCAGCAGGTGGGCGGGGGGCACAGCGACGACGGCAGGGGCAGCCCAAGGCCCAGAACCACCATCCAGGCACGGGGGAGACCCATGAGGGTGCAAGGGGTGACACAGCCAAACCCAGCCCATCTCCGGAGGAGAAGGCCTCTCGCTGCCTCATCCTCTGA